A section of the Babylonia areolata isolate BAREFJ2019XMU chromosome 1, ASM4173473v1, whole genome shotgun sequence genome encodes:
- the LOC143281148 gene encoding uncharacterized protein LOC143281148, giving the protein MKIEVCLGQFVLLLLSWHHQPVSALNSHRQTFCRYLAHRHRYLCYGYDHAGYYCDWLVKRMARLQCNRTNPAAAHMEMLWKRHAPMASSAVAWTVKVTADSNVAPCWAPWKGTGRMDRDLEKLTTCAASLIDTTDRTPQCWLTAASPFIQRVPLKPTTSDAGSIPPKKWRRKLTVCQQCERLALLPGHGHCLTPAALTSDC; this is encoded by the exons ATGAAGATCGAAGTGTGTCTGGGACaatttgtgctgctgctgctgagttgGCACCACCAGCCTGTGTCTGCCCTCAACAGTCATAGACAGACTTTCTGCAGATACCTGGCTCACCGCCATCGTTATTTGTGCTACGGTTATGACCATGCCGGCTACTACTGCGATTGGCTGGTGAAAAGAATGGCCCGCCTGCAATGTAaca GAACGAATCCAGCGGCTGCCCACATGGAGATGTTGTGGAAGAGACATGCCCCCATGGCCAGCTCTGCTGTCGCCTG gACTGTGAAAGTGACAGCGGATTCAAATGTAGCCCCATGCTGGGCACCTTGGAAGGGTACAGGCCGTATGGACAGGGATCTGGAGAAACTGACTACCTGTGCTGCGTCGCT GATAGATACGACCGACCGGACCCCACAATGTTGGCTGACTGCTGCTTCACCTTTTATCCAGCGAGTCCCTTTGAAGCCTACTACATCAGACGCTGGATCAATTCCCCCAA aaaaatggagaagaaaactGACGGTGTGCCAGCAGTGTGAGAGGCTGGCGCTACTACCGGGGCACGGGCACTGTCTGACCCCTGCAGCTCTGACCTCTGACTGCTGA